Within the Debaryomyces hansenii CBS767 chromosome E complete sequence genome, the region TGCTTCTTTGAGAATAAGATGTATGATAACCATATAGGTGAAGACTTTTGGAAGcaatattccaaaataattgttgattcttTTTTTGCATATACGGGTTCGAATATGAATTTGCTAATAGACATATGCTTTAAATTATGGTGGAGCTTCATACGACCAGTGATTGAAGGAAGATACAAACCGAGTGAATTTCTCAGAATATATAGAGAGAATAAGGATCTCTTCATTAACGACTcaattataaataattcattggTTCGTGAGTACGGGACCCTTGACGAAGacaaatcttcaaatgctacaaatgttgatgatttacCTAATCATTCTAAATTTATACTTATTGCATCGTATTTGGCATCGTTTAATGAGCCCAAAAACGacttgaatatattttctagAATCAAAGTTAAAGGcaagaagagaaaatcaaatatagcCAAGATTAGGAAAGGAGAATTATCCAAAGATGATATCAATACACAATTGCTCTCgccaaattattttgatttagaaaGATTGCTAGCCATCATTTCAGTAATTTACAGAAATGAATCAGAATCCTTAAACAAGTCAAATGAGgacttcttgaatttttatGATAATATGTCTGAAAGAGAGATAGCAAAAAAAGAACAGGAATTTGCTAAGTTTACgttaaattcaaatatagaTTTAAACAGTCAAATAGCTACATTAGTATCACTAGGCTTATTGACGAGGACAACGGCGCTAGATATTTTAAGTTCTAAGATAAGATGGAAATGTAATATTAGTTGGCCGATGGTAGAAGGTATAGccaaagaaatcaattttcCATTGcacaattatttatttgattaatcatgatatattatttaaatcgAAATTAACGTTAATAATTGGCTTAAACCCCGTTTCACCAATTTTTCGTACTACAACACTATCCTGGAAGTAATCTTTTGACCAGTGATAcatttcaaattcagaaTATGGACCATGGATTTCATCCTGTCCAATCCATTTGAATTCCCAAATTCTATCGCCATAATCATCATTCTCGTTATTATCCTCATAATCTTCTCTTGTCCGTTTATGTCCTCGCGATTCCTGGTTATAATCATTACCTGTCTCTTGTTTATATCTTCTCATCAATTCTTCCCTAGTTAATTCATAAGCATCAACGACGCCCTTcttattgatcaatttatcACACAAATCTGTAAGCCGAATAACTATCTTTTTCCTTTCTTGATCCTTTTCGATATTATGAACTTTCTTCTTAGACCTGGATTTCTTAGGCGGAGAAAATCTTGTTAATGCCTCCATAGGTGTTTCGACAGGTTCTAACAACTCAATTAGATCAGAcaatattctatttattgGTATGAATTCGTCTGCCGATTCTTTCATCCTCCGCTCTTTGTCTAATCTATTTCTTTCCAATTGAGCTTTTTTGGCCCTTTCTATGTCGCcctttttcaaatccatCCATTCATCTTgattatcatcatcgtcatcgtaattatttctaatgaaattaccattttcatcGAAATTTCCTTCATCTGTCTCTTCGTGAAGATCGAAAGCTTCTATTTTAGGTGCCAGTTTATTTTTAGCTAAGTGGGCTGCGCTCTCAACATAGTCCATATGCTctatatttgtataatagTCAATCtttgttttattaatttggCCGgatttattatcttcattgcTTTCATTGTCATCTTCACTTTCATAAATTGGATTGAGTTTGTAGTTGTCGTTTATAGGATTATCAAATTCGTCTTTTTCAAATGCTTCAGTATGTTGCAAACCGTCTACAATTTCTGTATCTTTTATTCTATCCTCCTTATCATCCCCATCCTTatcgtcttcatcactCGCAAACATATCATCATTGGATTCCTCTTCtttatcgttatcatttATTCGCTTATCTTCTTGATCATCACGATAATCTTCAAGTGATGAATCTGAATCGTAATTTAATCGTACATCATTACGGTGTTTCAGCTTGTATCTTGCATTATTTCCAGGCAAATCATCGTTCAAGATATCATCTTCGTATtgtttttcattattattcattgtGATGTATATTTGACTTTCGACTAGCctatttaaaaaaaatactcAGATGGGTGCGATGAaccttcaatatttaaataagatgaatgatgataagatatttgaaatcaacaaaaGACGAAAGTTAAATAAAGCAGATATGACAGAAGTTGACTATGATAtggataaaatattaaacctagaagaagaatactACCGACAAGGTTACGAGGAAGGACAAGACTTTTCAACTAAACAGCAGTACAATGAAGGTAAAGAATATGGATATCAAACAGgatttcaaagatttttaataatagGATACATAGAAGGCTTGGTCAAATATTGGCAAACCAATATAgagaaatatgaaaaggGCATAGAGAATAAATCGTTAAGAAATCATATTTCACAATTAAGTGAATTAGTTCAAAATCCCCCAACTACTAATGGAATGGAGGAGGTTAAGGAATTTGAGAAGAGAATTACAAAGGGtagaaataaattgagagTGATAGCGAATATATGCAAAGAGCTGTGGAAAGTGAATAAATTGGATAGTTTAATGAAGGAGATCGGAGGACAACTACAAGTGAGTGAAAATGTCGATGATATGTGGTAATATGtacatatataattaaaaataaaaatcaaaGTCTAAGGATTTGCATTTACTTTCTAGTTTATAATTTAAGATCCCACCCAATGGACAATCATTCACACCTATAATCAAGTCCTCACCATAACCATATTCCATAGGAGCAAAATTTAAACCCGCACATTTACCAAGAAAATCTATTGATTGAACTCTCagtaaataattatcagaatttgataaatcagccatttgaataatacCCACATGATCTAAACTTTCCGCCCAGCTTAGATATTCACCATTACGACTAAATTTACAATTTCTTACTGGCGCACCTTGAGCTGATAAAGTCCCTAACGCACTATTCCAACAATGCACACTCTCCTTTGTATTTCGCCTATCCCAAATCTTGATGCTACTATCCTGGTTACCTGTAACTAGAATGTTTTCATTTTTAGGTGACCAATCACAACTAAAACCATAATCCTTATGTCCTCTACATTCCTGACTGTAATCAATTGAGGGCATTCTCTTGTC harbors:
- a CDS encoding DEHA2E22044p (weakly similar to uniprot|P38852 Saccharomyces cerevisiae YHR156C LIN1 Nuclear protein that physically interacts with Irr1p a component of the cohesin complex) — encoded protein: MNNNEKQYEDDILNDDLPGNNARYKSKHRNDVRLNYDSDSSLEDYRDDQEDKRINDNDKEEESNDDMFASDEDDKDGDDKEDRIKDTEIVDGLQHTEAFEKDEFDNPINDNYKLNPIYESEDDNESNEDNKSGQINKTKIDYYTNIEHMDYVESAAHLAKNKSAPKIEAFDLHEETDEGNFDENGNFIRNNYDDDDDNQDEWMDLKKGDIERAKKAQLERNRLDKERRMKESADEFIPINRILSDLIELLEPVETPMEALTRFSPPKKSRSKKKVHNIEKDQERKKIVIRLTDLCDKLINKKGVVDAYELTREELMRRYKQETGNDYNQESRGHKRTREDYEDNNENDDYGDRIWEFKWIGQDEIHGPYSEFEMYHWSKDYFQDSVVVRKIGETGFKPIINVNFDLNNIS
- a CDS encoding DEHA2E22022p (weakly similar to uniprot|P50874 Saccharomyces cerevisiae YNL261W ORC5 Subunit of the origin recognition complex which directs DNA replication by binding to replication origins and is also involved in transcriptional silencing), coding for MSLSEEALNDLKGIVKCRETQIELLNAFISKESETSVPSLIAHGYKSIGKTYTIERYLEALGINKTIVKCDECVTKKLLLQRCLKRIRMDSGVDLSKYNQLFNYKGVEVTNVGKLCENFASFVVALEQFIEETNYQDPHVLLLDRFDQCMDPTNELFPGFLRLQEQSKIKNISIIFVISSDEPKEIVTNPIPHIYFKPYTQDQIVEILQNNQFCFFENKMYDNHIGEDFWKQYSKIIVDSFFAYTGSNMNLLIDICFKLWWSFIRPVIEGRYKPSEFLRIYRENKDLFINDSIINNSLVREYGTLDEDKSSNATNVDDLPNHSKFILIASYLASFNEPKNDLNIFSRIKVKGKKRKSNIAKIRKGELSKDDINTQLLSPNYFDLERLLAIISVIYRNESESLNKSNEDFLNFYDNMSEREIAKKEQEFAKFTLNSNIDLNSQIATLVSLGLLTRTTALDILSSKIRWKCNISWPMVEGIAKEINFPLHNYLFD
- a CDS encoding DEHA2E22066p (weakly similar to uniprot|P53846 Saccharomyces cerevisiae YNL260C Protein required for cell viability), translating into MGAMNLQYLNKMNDDKIFEINKRRKLNKADMTEVDYDMDKILNLEEEYYRQGYEEGQDFSTKQQYNEGKEYGYQTGFQRFLIIGYIEGLVKYWQTNIEKYEKGIENKSLRNHISQLSELVQNPPTTNGMEEVKEFEKRITKGRNKLRVIANICKESWKVNKLDSLMKEIGGQLQVSENVDDMW